Proteins from one Monodelphis domestica isolate mMonDom1 chromosome 6, mMonDom1.pri, whole genome shotgun sequence genomic window:
- the ANO9 gene encoding anoctamin-9 isoform X2, with amino-acid sequence MQGAEEEAQTMSESDSFPLEEFGQLQGWREAGSRCLLDARSPSFSLRQASEAWDLVLVSDLEKSNPGRAYRRKRFLQELKHSGFTIKEIEDRKKLFYGLRAPGSIFRRYRLLLKEAGCSSAQAALRGPAYPTADRIRIVYFILRKKEVDGEKFDDLMRDDVFEAMFPLHERAELLQNHWARWRGLFHKQPIDKIRAYFGEKVALYFAWLGWYTVMLVPAAGAGLLVFLSGFSLFDASQISKEVCEAREVIMCPLQDHQRQYWRLSEICTFAKLTHLFDNEGTVVFAIFMALWATVFLEFWKRERARTASSWKLYGWDEDQEELALELINNPGHQLQKHQHSYLHSGAILVFSLLMICLLIGVAHALVVYRVMATFLFSHSALPFLERQLTTAVVVTGALVHYVTIVIMTKVNRMVALKLCDFEKPRTFSERESNFTIKFFTFQFFAHFSSLFYIAFFLGRINGHPGNQVRIGGQWRLEECHPSGCMMDLFVQMAVIMGLKQTLSNCVEYLSPWLKVRLRRVRECPQARRPAEPSLEQWLHNYCLNQVNVFSLFDEFMEMMIQYGFTTIFVAAFPLAPLLALFSNLIEIRLDAIKMVRLQRRLVPRKAKDIGTWLLVLEAIGVLAVIANGMIISFTSEFIPRLVYRHLYGPCSRPANATADCLTGYVNHSLSVFHTADYQDPVPSLGRENVTQCRYRDYRDQVEYKHSAHFWFLLACRLAFLILFEHVALCGKLVAAWFVPDVPQSVKNTVLEDKFENLCEKLRLSSRVTDV; translated from the exons ATGCAG GGGGCTGAGGAGGAGGCCCAGACCATGTCCGAGTCCGACAGTTTCCCGCTGGAGGAGTTTGGGCAGCTCCAG GGCTGGCGTGAGGCAGGCAGCAGGTGCTTACTGGATGCGcgctccccttctttctccctccggCAGGCCTCAGAGGCCTGGGACTTGGTCCTGGTGTCGGACCTTGAGAAGAGCAACCCCGGCCGGGCCTATCGCCGGAAGCGCTTCCTGCAGGAGCTCAAGCACTCGGGCTTCACCATCAAG GAGATCGAGGACAGGAAGAAGCTGTTCTACGGCCTCAGGGCGCCCGGCAGCATCTTCCGCCGATACAGGCTGCTGCTGAAGGAGGCCGGCTGCTCCTCGGCCCAGGCAGCGCTGCGGGGACCCGCGTACCCCACCGCCGACCG AATCCGCATCGTCTACTTCATCCTGCGGAAGAAGGAGGTGGATGGGG AGAAGTTCGACGATCTGATGAGGGACGACGTGTTCGAGGCTATGTTTCCTCTCCACGAG AGGGCAGAGCTGCTGCAGAATCACTGGGCGCGCTGGAGGGGCCTCTTCCACAAACAGCCCATCGACAAGATCAG GGCCTACTTCGGGGAGAAGGTGGCCTTGTACTTCGCCTGGCTGGGCTGGTACACGGTGATGCTGGTGCCCGCGGCCGGCGCCGGCCTCCTCGTCTTCCTCAGCGGCTTCTCCCTCTTCGACGCCAGCCAGATCAG cAAAGAGGTCTGTGAGGCCAGAGAGGTCATCATGTGCCCGCTGCAAGACCATCAGCGCCAGTACTGGAGGCTGTCCGAGATCTGCACCTTCGCCAAG CTCACCCACCTCTTCGACAACGAGGGCACCGTGGTCTTCGCCATCTTCATGGCCCTGTGGG ccACCGTGTTTCTGGAGTTCTGGAAGCGGGAGCGGGCGCGGACGGCCTCCAGCTGGAAGCTCTACGGCTGGGACGAGGACCAG GAGGAGCTGGCCTTGGAGCTGATCAACAACCCCGGCCACCAGCTGCAGAAGCACCAGCACTCCTACCTGCACAGCGGCGCCATCCTCGTCTTCTCCCTGCTCATG ATCTGCCTGCTGATCGGCGTGGCCCACGCCCTCGTGGTCTACCGGGTCATGGCCACCTTCCTGTTCAGCCACTCGGCCCTGCCCTTCCTGGAGCGGCAGCTGACTACGGCCGTGGTGGTCACCGGAGCCCTGGTGCATTACGTCACCATCGTCATCATGACCAAG GTGAACAGAATGGTGGCTCTGAAGCTGTGCGACTTCG aGAAGCCGCGGACGTTCTCGGAGCGGGAGAGCAACTTCACCATCAAGTTCTTCACGTTCCAGTTCTTCGCccacttctcttccctcttctacaTCGCCTTCTTCCTGGGCAG gATAAACGGGCACCCGGGGAACCAGGTCCGGATCGGTGGCCAGTGGAGGCTGGAAGAG TGCCACCCGAGCGGCTGCATGATggacttgtttgtacaaatgGCCGTCATCATGGGCCTGAAGCAGACCCTCAGCAACTGCGTGGAGTACCTGAGCCC GTGGCTGAAGGTCCGCCTCAGGAGGGTCCGAGAGTGTCCCCAGGCCAGGAGGCCGGCAGAGCCGAGCCTGGAGCAGTGGCTGCACAACTACTGCCTCAACCAAGTCAACGTCTTCAGCCTGTTTGACGAATTCATGGAGATGA TGATCCAGTACGGCTTCACCACCATCTTCGTGGCCGCCTTCCCGCTGGCCCCGCTCCTGGCGCTCTTCAGCAACCTCATAGAGATCCGCCTGGACGCCATCAAGATGGTGCGGCTGCAGCGCCGCCTGGTGCCGCGGAAGGCCAAGGACATCG GGACCTGGCTGCTGGTGCTCGAGGCCATCGGGGTGCTGGCGGTCATCGCCAACGGGATGATCATCTCCTTCACGTCCGAGTTCATCCCGCGGCTCGTGTACAGGCACCTGTACGGGCCCTGCAGCCGGCCGGCCAACGCCACGGCCGA ctGTCTGACCGGGTACGTGAACCACAGCCTGTCCGTGTTCCACACCGCCGACTACCAGGACCCGGTTCCGAGCCTGGGGCGGGAGAACGTGACCCAGTGCAG GTACCGGGACTACCGAGACCAGGTGGAATACAAGCACTCGGCGCACTTCTGGTTCCTCCTGGCCTGCAGGCTGGCCTTCCTCATCCTCTTTGAG CACGTGGCCCTGTGCGGGAAGCTCGTGGCTGCCTGGTTTGTCCCGGATGTGCCCCAGTCAGTGAAAAACACAGTCCTGGAGGACAAATTTGAGAATCTCTGTGAGAAACTGCG CCTCAGCTCCAGAGTCACAGACGTGTAG
- the ANO9 gene encoding anoctamin-9 isoform X1 — MSESDSFPLEEFGQLQGWREAGSRCLLDARSPSFSLRQASEAWDLVLVSDLEKSNPGRAYRRKRFLQELKHSGFTIKEIEDRKKLFYGLRAPGSIFRRYRLLLKEAGCSSAQAALRGPAYPTADRIRIVYFILRKKEVDGEKFDDLMRDDVFEAMFPLHERAELLQNHWARWRGLFHKQPIDKIRAYFGEKVALYFAWLGWYTVMLVPAAGAGLLVFLSGFSLFDASQISKEVCEAREVIMCPLQDHQRQYWRLSEICTFAKVPAGAPARARGAAASLGSRARQRLGASFPQLTHLFDNEGTVVFAIFMALWATVFLEFWKRERARTASSWKLYGWDEDQEELALELINNPGHQLQKHQHSYLHSGAILVFSLLMICLLIGVAHALVVYRVMATFLFSHSALPFLERQLTTAVVVTGALVHYVTIVIMTKVNRMVALKLCDFEKPRTFSERESNFTIKFFTFQFFAHFSSLFYIAFFLGRINGHPGNQVRIGGQWRLEECHPSGCMMDLFVQMAVIMGLKQTLSNCVEYLSPWLKVRLRRVRECPQARRPAEPSLEQWLHNYCLNQVNVFSLFDEFMEMMIQYGFTTIFVAAFPLAPLLALFSNLIEIRLDAIKMVRLQRRLVPRKAKDIGTWLLVLEAIGVLAVIANGMIISFTSEFIPRLVYRHLYGPCSRPANATADCLTGYVNHSLSVFHTADYQDPVPSLGRENVTQCRYRDYRDQVEYKHSAHFWFLLACRLAFLILFEHVALCGKLVAAWFVPDVPQSVKNTVLEDKFENLCEKLRLSSRVTDV, encoded by the exons ATGTCCGAGTCCGACAGTTTCCCGCTGGAGGAGTTTGGGCAGCTCCAG GGCTGGCGTGAGGCAGGCAGCAGGTGCTTACTGGATGCGcgctccccttctttctccctccggCAGGCCTCAGAGGCCTGGGACTTGGTCCTGGTGTCGGACCTTGAGAAGAGCAACCCCGGCCGGGCCTATCGCCGGAAGCGCTTCCTGCAGGAGCTCAAGCACTCGGGCTTCACCATCAAG GAGATCGAGGACAGGAAGAAGCTGTTCTACGGCCTCAGGGCGCCCGGCAGCATCTTCCGCCGATACAGGCTGCTGCTGAAGGAGGCCGGCTGCTCCTCGGCCCAGGCAGCGCTGCGGGGACCCGCGTACCCCACCGCCGACCG AATCCGCATCGTCTACTTCATCCTGCGGAAGAAGGAGGTGGATGGGG AGAAGTTCGACGATCTGATGAGGGACGACGTGTTCGAGGCTATGTTTCCTCTCCACGAG AGGGCAGAGCTGCTGCAGAATCACTGGGCGCGCTGGAGGGGCCTCTTCCACAAACAGCCCATCGACAAGATCAG GGCCTACTTCGGGGAGAAGGTGGCCTTGTACTTCGCCTGGCTGGGCTGGTACACGGTGATGCTGGTGCCCGCGGCCGGCGCCGGCCTCCTCGTCTTCCTCAGCGGCTTCTCCCTCTTCGACGCCAGCCAGATCAG cAAAGAGGTCTGTGAGGCCAGAGAGGTCATCATGTGCCCGCTGCAAGACCATCAGCGCCAGTACTGGAGGCTGTCCGAGATCTGCACCTTCGCCAAGGTACCGGCGGGGGCCCCTGCCCGGGCACGTGGGGCGGCTGCCAGCCTGGGCTCGAGGGCCCGCCAGCGGCTCGGTGCCTCTTTCCCGCAGCTCACCCACCTCTTCGACAACGAGGGCACCGTGGTCTTCGCCATCTTCATGGCCCTGTGGG ccACCGTGTTTCTGGAGTTCTGGAAGCGGGAGCGGGCGCGGACGGCCTCCAGCTGGAAGCTCTACGGCTGGGACGAGGACCAG GAGGAGCTGGCCTTGGAGCTGATCAACAACCCCGGCCACCAGCTGCAGAAGCACCAGCACTCCTACCTGCACAGCGGCGCCATCCTCGTCTTCTCCCTGCTCATG ATCTGCCTGCTGATCGGCGTGGCCCACGCCCTCGTGGTCTACCGGGTCATGGCCACCTTCCTGTTCAGCCACTCGGCCCTGCCCTTCCTGGAGCGGCAGCTGACTACGGCCGTGGTGGTCACCGGAGCCCTGGTGCATTACGTCACCATCGTCATCATGACCAAG GTGAACAGAATGGTGGCTCTGAAGCTGTGCGACTTCG aGAAGCCGCGGACGTTCTCGGAGCGGGAGAGCAACTTCACCATCAAGTTCTTCACGTTCCAGTTCTTCGCccacttctcttccctcttctacaTCGCCTTCTTCCTGGGCAG gATAAACGGGCACCCGGGGAACCAGGTCCGGATCGGTGGCCAGTGGAGGCTGGAAGAG TGCCACCCGAGCGGCTGCATGATggacttgtttgtacaaatgGCCGTCATCATGGGCCTGAAGCAGACCCTCAGCAACTGCGTGGAGTACCTGAGCCC GTGGCTGAAGGTCCGCCTCAGGAGGGTCCGAGAGTGTCCCCAGGCCAGGAGGCCGGCAGAGCCGAGCCTGGAGCAGTGGCTGCACAACTACTGCCTCAACCAAGTCAACGTCTTCAGCCTGTTTGACGAATTCATGGAGATGA TGATCCAGTACGGCTTCACCACCATCTTCGTGGCCGCCTTCCCGCTGGCCCCGCTCCTGGCGCTCTTCAGCAACCTCATAGAGATCCGCCTGGACGCCATCAAGATGGTGCGGCTGCAGCGCCGCCTGGTGCCGCGGAAGGCCAAGGACATCG GGACCTGGCTGCTGGTGCTCGAGGCCATCGGGGTGCTGGCGGTCATCGCCAACGGGATGATCATCTCCTTCACGTCCGAGTTCATCCCGCGGCTCGTGTACAGGCACCTGTACGGGCCCTGCAGCCGGCCGGCCAACGCCACGGCCGA ctGTCTGACCGGGTACGTGAACCACAGCCTGTCCGTGTTCCACACCGCCGACTACCAGGACCCGGTTCCGAGCCTGGGGCGGGAGAACGTGACCCAGTGCAG GTACCGGGACTACCGAGACCAGGTGGAATACAAGCACTCGGCGCACTTCTGGTTCCTCCTGGCCTGCAGGCTGGCCTTCCTCATCCTCTTTGAG CACGTGGCCCTGTGCGGGAAGCTCGTGGCTGCCTGGTTTGTCCCGGATGTGCCCCAGTCAGTGAAAAACACAGTCCTGGAGGACAAATTTGAGAATCTCTGTGAGAAACTGCG CCTCAGCTCCAGAGTCACAGACGTGTAG
- the PTDSS2 gene encoding phosphatidylserine synthase 2 isoform X2, which produces MRRAERRGAPGPGPQGKALLEEPPAEPGPGAGAGAGDRAEAGTGGRRSTESEVYDDGTNTFFWRAHTLTVLFILTCALGYVTLLEETPQDTAYNTKRGVVASILVFLCFGVTQAKDGPFSRPHPAYWRFWLCVSVVYELFLIFILFQTVHDGRQFLKYIDPKLGVPLPERDYGGNCLVYDPDNATDPFHNVWDKLDGFVPAHFLGWYLKTLMIRDWWMCMIVSVMFEFLEYSLEHQLPNFSECWWDHWIMDVLLCNGLGIYCGMKTLGWLSLKTYKWQGLWNIPTYKGKMKRIAFQFTPYSWVRFEWKPASSLRRWLGVCGIILVFLLAELNTFYLKFVLWMPPEHYLVLLRLVFFVNVGGVAMREIYDFMDDPKFHKKFGQQAWLVAAITATEFLIVVKYDPYTLTLSLPFYVAQCWILGTVLVLTWTVWRFFLRDITLRYKEIRRQKQESRSEAERAAGGSEGLSPPQEERARDGDL; this is translated from the exons ATGCGTAGGGCCGAGCGCCGGGGGGCCCCGGGCCCGGGGCCGCAGGGCAAGGCCTTGCTGGAGGAGCCACCGGCGGAGCCCGGGCCCGGGGCTGGGGCTGGAGCTGGAGACCGGGCCGAGGCCGGGACCGGGGGCCGGCGCAGCACCGAGTCCGAAGTCTACGACGACGGCACCAATACCTTCTTCTG GCGGGCCCACACCCTCACGGTCTTGTTCATCCTCACCTGCGCCCTCGGCTACGTGACGCTCCTGGAAGAGACCCCTCAGGACACCGCGTACAACACCAAAAG AGGGGTTGTGGCCAGCATCCTGGTGTTCCTGTGCTTCGGAGTCACCCAAGCGAAAGACGGCCCCTTCTCCAGACCGCACCCAg CTTACTGGAGGTTCTGGCTGTGCGTCAGCGTCGTCTACGAGCTCTTCCTCATCTTCATTCTGTTCCAG ACGGTGCACGACGGGCGGCAGTTCCTGAAGTACATCGACCCCAAGCTGGGCGTCCCCCTGCCCGAGCGCGACTATGGCGGCAACTGCCTGGTCTACGACCCCGACAACGCCACCGACCCCTTCCACAACGTCTGG GACAAACTGGACGGGTTCGTTCCGGCTCATTTCCTGGGCTGGTACTTAAAG ACGCTGATGATCCGGGACTGGTGGATGTGCATGATCGTCAGCGTGATGTTCGAGTTCCTCGAGTACAGCCTGGAGCACCAACTGCCCAACTTCAGCGAGTGCTGGTGGGACCAC TGGATCATGGACGTGCTTCTGTGCAACGGGCTGGGCATCTACTGCGGCATGAAGACGCTGGGCTGGCTCTCCCTGAAGACGTACAAGTGGCAGGGGCTGTGGAACATCCCCACCTACAA GGGCAAGATGAAGCGGATCGCCTTCCAGTTCACGCCGTACAGCTGGGTGCGCTTCGAGTGGAAGCCGGCCTCCAGCCTGCGCCGCTGGCTGGGCGTCTGCGGCATCATCCTGGTG TTTCTCCTGGCGGAGCTCAACACCTTCTACCTGAAGTTCGTGCTGTGGATGCCCCCCGAGCACTACCTGGTCCTCCTGCGCCTCGTCTTCTTCGTGAACGTGGGCGGCGTGGCCATGCGCGAGATCTACGACTTCATGGACGACCC GAAATTCCACAAGAAGTTCGGCCAGCAGGCGTGGCTGGTGGCGGCCATCACGGCCACGGAGTTCCTGATCGTGGTCAAGTATGACCCGTACACGCTGACCCTGTCGCTGCCCTTCTACGTGGCGCAGTGCTGGATCCTGGGCACCGTGCTGGTCCTCACCTGGACCGTCTGGCGCTTCTTCCTCCG GGACATCACCCTCCGCTACAAGGAGATCAGGAGGCAGAAGCAGGAGAGCAGGAGTGAGGCGGAGCGAGCGGCGGGCGGCAGCGAAGGCCTTTCTCCGCCGCAGGAGGAGCGGGCCAGAGACGGGGACCTGTGA
- the PTDSS2 gene encoding phosphatidylserine synthase 2 isoform X1 encodes MRRAERRGWGWSWRPGRGRDRGPAQHRVRSLRRRHQYLLLRSEPQQDARASFVPGAVPGALMDPAFPRGRPHVEGSPDAGEGGERRAHTLTVLFILTCALGYVTLLEETPQDTAYNTKRGVVASILVFLCFGVTQAKDGPFSRPHPAYWRFWLCVSVVYELFLIFILFQTVHDGRQFLKYIDPKLGVPLPERDYGGNCLVYDPDNATDPFHNVWDKLDGFVPAHFLGWYLKTLMIRDWWMCMIVSVMFEFLEYSLEHQLPNFSECWWDHWIMDVLLCNGLGIYCGMKTLGWLSLKTYKWQGLWNIPTYKGKMKRIAFQFTPYSWVRFEWKPASSLRRWLGVCGIILVFLLAELNTFYLKFVLWMPPEHYLVLLRLVFFVNVGGVAMREIYDFMDDPKFHKKFGQQAWLVAAITATEFLIVVKYDPYTLTLSLPFYVAQCWILGTVLVLTWTVWRFFLRDITLRYKEIRRQKQESRSEAERAAGGSEGLSPPQEERARDGDL; translated from the exons ATGCGTAGGGCCGAGCG CCGGGGCTGGGGCTGGAGCTGGAGACCGGGCCGAGGCCGGGACCGGGGGCCGGCGCAGCACCGAGTCCGAAGTCTACGACGACGGCACCAATACCTTCTTCTG CGTTCTGAGCCTCAGCAGGATGCCAGGGCGTCCTTTGTGCCAGGAGCGGTGCCGGGGGCTCTCATGGACCCTGCGTTCCCACGGGGGAGACCTCACGTAGAAGGAAGCCCAGACGccggggaggggggagaaag GCGGGCCCACACCCTCACGGTCTTGTTCATCCTCACCTGCGCCCTCGGCTACGTGACGCTCCTGGAAGAGACCCCTCAGGACACCGCGTACAACACCAAAAG AGGGGTTGTGGCCAGCATCCTGGTGTTCCTGTGCTTCGGAGTCACCCAAGCGAAAGACGGCCCCTTCTCCAGACCGCACCCAg CTTACTGGAGGTTCTGGCTGTGCGTCAGCGTCGTCTACGAGCTCTTCCTCATCTTCATTCTGTTCCAG ACGGTGCACGACGGGCGGCAGTTCCTGAAGTACATCGACCCCAAGCTGGGCGTCCCCCTGCCCGAGCGCGACTATGGCGGCAACTGCCTGGTCTACGACCCCGACAACGCCACCGACCCCTTCCACAACGTCTGG GACAAACTGGACGGGTTCGTTCCGGCTCATTTCCTGGGCTGGTACTTAAAG ACGCTGATGATCCGGGACTGGTGGATGTGCATGATCGTCAGCGTGATGTTCGAGTTCCTCGAGTACAGCCTGGAGCACCAACTGCCCAACTTCAGCGAGTGCTGGTGGGACCAC TGGATCATGGACGTGCTTCTGTGCAACGGGCTGGGCATCTACTGCGGCATGAAGACGCTGGGCTGGCTCTCCCTGAAGACGTACAAGTGGCAGGGGCTGTGGAACATCCCCACCTACAA GGGCAAGATGAAGCGGATCGCCTTCCAGTTCACGCCGTACAGCTGGGTGCGCTTCGAGTGGAAGCCGGCCTCCAGCCTGCGCCGCTGGCTGGGCGTCTGCGGCATCATCCTGGTG TTTCTCCTGGCGGAGCTCAACACCTTCTACCTGAAGTTCGTGCTGTGGATGCCCCCCGAGCACTACCTGGTCCTCCTGCGCCTCGTCTTCTTCGTGAACGTGGGCGGCGTGGCCATGCGCGAGATCTACGACTTCATGGACGACCC GAAATTCCACAAGAAGTTCGGCCAGCAGGCGTGGCTGGTGGCGGCCATCACGGCCACGGAGTTCCTGATCGTGGTCAAGTATGACCCGTACACGCTGACCCTGTCGCTGCCCTTCTACGTGGCGCAGTGCTGGATCCTGGGCACCGTGCTGGTCCTCACCTGGACCGTCTGGCGCTTCTTCCTCCG GGACATCACCCTCCGCTACAAGGAGATCAGGAGGCAGAAGCAGGAGAGCAGGAGTGAGGCGGAGCGAGCGGCGGGCGGCAGCGAAGGCCTTTCTCCGCCGCAGGAGGAGCGGGCCAGAGACGGGGACCTGTGA
- the PTDSS2 gene encoding phosphatidylserine synthase 2 isoform X3 yields the protein MDPAFPRGRPHVEGSPDAGEGGERRAHTLTVLFILTCALGYVTLLEETPQDTAYNTKRGVVASILVFLCFGVTQAKDGPFSRPHPAYWRFWLCVSVVYELFLIFILFQTVHDGRQFLKYIDPKLGVPLPERDYGGNCLVYDPDNATDPFHNVWDKLDGFVPAHFLGWYLKTLMIRDWWMCMIVSVMFEFLEYSLEHQLPNFSECWWDHWIMDVLLCNGLGIYCGMKTLGWLSLKTYKWQGLWNIPTYKGKMKRIAFQFTPYSWVRFEWKPASSLRRWLGVCGIILVFLLAELNTFYLKFVLWMPPEHYLVLLRLVFFVNVGGVAMREIYDFMDDPKFHKKFGQQAWLVAAITATEFLIVVKYDPYTLTLSLPFYVAQCWILGTVLVLTWTVWRFFLRDITLRYKEIRRQKQESRSEAERAAGGSEGLSPPQEERARDGDL from the exons ATGGACCCTGCGTTCCCACGGGGGAGACCTCACGTAGAAGGAAGCCCAGACGccggggaggggggagaaag GCGGGCCCACACCCTCACGGTCTTGTTCATCCTCACCTGCGCCCTCGGCTACGTGACGCTCCTGGAAGAGACCCCTCAGGACACCGCGTACAACACCAAAAG AGGGGTTGTGGCCAGCATCCTGGTGTTCCTGTGCTTCGGAGTCACCCAAGCGAAAGACGGCCCCTTCTCCAGACCGCACCCAg CTTACTGGAGGTTCTGGCTGTGCGTCAGCGTCGTCTACGAGCTCTTCCTCATCTTCATTCTGTTCCAG ACGGTGCACGACGGGCGGCAGTTCCTGAAGTACATCGACCCCAAGCTGGGCGTCCCCCTGCCCGAGCGCGACTATGGCGGCAACTGCCTGGTCTACGACCCCGACAACGCCACCGACCCCTTCCACAACGTCTGG GACAAACTGGACGGGTTCGTTCCGGCTCATTTCCTGGGCTGGTACTTAAAG ACGCTGATGATCCGGGACTGGTGGATGTGCATGATCGTCAGCGTGATGTTCGAGTTCCTCGAGTACAGCCTGGAGCACCAACTGCCCAACTTCAGCGAGTGCTGGTGGGACCAC TGGATCATGGACGTGCTTCTGTGCAACGGGCTGGGCATCTACTGCGGCATGAAGACGCTGGGCTGGCTCTCCCTGAAGACGTACAAGTGGCAGGGGCTGTGGAACATCCCCACCTACAA GGGCAAGATGAAGCGGATCGCCTTCCAGTTCACGCCGTACAGCTGGGTGCGCTTCGAGTGGAAGCCGGCCTCCAGCCTGCGCCGCTGGCTGGGCGTCTGCGGCATCATCCTGGTG TTTCTCCTGGCGGAGCTCAACACCTTCTACCTGAAGTTCGTGCTGTGGATGCCCCCCGAGCACTACCTGGTCCTCCTGCGCCTCGTCTTCTTCGTGAACGTGGGCGGCGTGGCCATGCGCGAGATCTACGACTTCATGGACGACCC GAAATTCCACAAGAAGTTCGGCCAGCAGGCGTGGCTGGTGGCGGCCATCACGGCCACGGAGTTCCTGATCGTGGTCAAGTATGACCCGTACACGCTGACCCTGTCGCTGCCCTTCTACGTGGCGCAGTGCTGGATCCTGGGCACCGTGCTGGTCCTCACCTGGACCGTCTGGCGCTTCTTCCTCCG GGACATCACCCTCCGCTACAAGGAGATCAGGAGGCAGAAGCAGGAGAGCAGGAGTGAGGCGGAGCGAGCGGCGGGCGGCAGCGAAGGCCTTTCTCCGCCGCAGGAGGAGCGGGCCAGAGACGGGGACCTGTGA